The following proteins are encoded in a genomic region of Methylobacterium tardum:
- a CDS encoding efflux RND transporter permease subunit has product MGLVLYALKFRITTYVLAVLMMLGGVGAILVTPKDVLPVVDIPVVVVVWTYTGLSAPEMEQRITTYAEYGISNNVNNIRRMESATLQGTAVQRIYFDPSVSIDLAIAQVVSSTNSIRAVMPTGTQPPVIVRYSASSVPVIQLALTSAKQSLNEVYDYAQYRIRQTLAQVPGSTLPSPFGGAPRQIMVDLDLNALQALGLTPLDVTNAMTAQNLTVPSGLTKIGEQQYPVQLNATPPSIETLNTAPIKVVAGQPVLIRDVAYVRDGGPPQVNVVSADGRQAVLMQIIKNGTASTLNVVNNVKAAMPTIRAAAPDGLSIKQLFDQSVFVSNAIEGVLHEALTAAALTGLAILLFLGSWRSAIIVLISIPLCVMTSLAVLAALGQTINVMTLGGLALAVGILVDDATVAIENTYRLFEEGEEFRESVVHGAAGIAKPALISTLAICAAFTAVFALTDTPKYLFTPQALAVVFAMLTSYLLSRTLVPLLIDVIVAPEYRQKHAKNRAAHEAPRRGRIARAVGLVGAPVMRLAGWIHGHFERGFARFHRGYVGLLHAVLRHRIVTLGAVGGVLGLTGVLFVFVGQDYFPQIEASQMTMHLRTRTGMRIETARQVFAEIEDTVREVIPPDEVDQILQNIGLPSNNYNFAFSDGSFVSYNDGQMLISLKEGHHPVAGYQKRLRAVLMKRFPDVVVYFQPADMITQILNFGVITPIDVQVSGRHKEKDLEVAQRIVQRLKHTKGLVDVHLQQIVNEPQFYVDVDRRLASELGLTEQQVAQNMNISLSGSYQVTPNFWPDPKTGIPYQLWVQTPEYRNSSLTDLRNTPMFVRSATTGSGPGVLTLLSSLADIRRVPTQTMISHVNIQPTFDIFASVQDRDLGAVARNIDAIVQDEQKNLEAPDKITVRGQIENMRSAFFRLEVGLAIALIAVYLLMAVNYQSWGDPFVVIAALPMAFCGITFALFITGTTFSIPSIFGAIMSVGIASANSILLVTFAKEHREETGCSALEAAITAGETRLRPVLMTASAMFLGLIPMALGTGEGGEQNAALARAVMGGIAFATPATLLLVPFLYVLMRGGPAQPVQDYLEPGAQPAA; this is encoded by the coding sequence ATGGGCCTCGTCCTCTACGCCCTCAAGTTCCGGATCACGACCTACGTGCTCGCGGTGCTGATGATGCTCGGCGGCGTCGGGGCGATCCTCGTCACGCCCAAGGACGTGCTGCCGGTCGTCGATATCCCGGTCGTCGTGGTGGTCTGGACCTATACCGGCCTGTCCGCGCCGGAGATGGAACAGCGCATCACCACCTATGCCGAGTACGGCATCTCCAACAACGTGAACAACATCCGCCGCATGGAATCGGCGACGCTCCAGGGCACGGCGGTCCAGCGGATCTACTTCGACCCCTCGGTCAGCATCGACCTCGCCATCGCGCAGGTCGTGTCGTCCACCAACTCGATCCGCGCGGTGATGCCCACCGGCACGCAGCCGCCGGTGATCGTGCGCTATTCGGCCTCGTCGGTGCCGGTGATCCAGCTCGCCCTGACCTCGGCCAAGCAGAGCCTCAACGAGGTCTACGATTACGCCCAGTACCGGATCCGCCAGACGCTCGCGCAGGTCCCGGGCTCGACCCTGCCATCCCCGTTCGGCGGCGCCCCCCGGCAGATCATGGTCGATCTCGATCTCAACGCCCTGCAGGCGCTCGGCCTGACGCCGCTCGACGTCACCAACGCCATGACGGCCCAGAACCTGACGGTGCCGTCCGGTCTCACCAAGATCGGCGAGCAGCAATATCCCGTCCAGCTCAACGCCACCCCGCCGTCGATCGAGACGCTCAACACCGCGCCGATCAAGGTGGTCGCCGGGCAGCCCGTGCTGATCCGGGACGTCGCCTATGTCCGCGACGGCGGCCCGCCGCAGGTCAACGTGGTCAGCGCCGACGGCCGGCAGGCCGTGCTGATGCAGATCATCAAGAACGGCACCGCCTCGACCCTCAACGTCGTCAACAACGTCAAGGCGGCGATGCCGACGATCCGCGCGGCGGCGCCCGACGGCCTGTCGATCAAGCAGCTGTTCGATCAATCGGTCTTCGTCTCGAACGCCATCGAGGGCGTGCTGCACGAGGCGCTCACCGCGGCGGCGCTCACGGGGCTCGCGATCCTGCTGTTCCTCGGCTCCTGGCGCTCGGCGATCATCGTGCTGATCTCGATCCCGCTCTGCGTGATGACCTCGCTCGCGGTGCTGGCGGCCCTGGGCCAGACCATCAACGTCATGACGCTCGGTGGCCTCGCGCTCGCGGTCGGCATCCTGGTGGACGACGCCACGGTGGCGATCGAGAACACCTACCGGCTGTTCGAGGAGGGCGAGGAGTTCCGCGAAAGCGTGGTCCACGGCGCCGCCGGAATCGCCAAGCCGGCCCTGATCTCGACGCTGGCGATCTGCGCCGCCTTCACGGCGGTGTTCGCGCTGACCGACACGCCAAAGTACCTGTTCACCCCGCAGGCGCTCGCGGTCGTGTTCGCGATGCTGACCTCCTACCTGCTGTCGCGCACCCTGGTGCCGCTGCTGATCGACGTGATCGTGGCGCCGGAATACCGGCAGAAGCACGCCAAGAATCGGGCCGCGCACGAGGCTCCCCGCCGGGGCCGGATCGCCCGGGCCGTCGGTCTCGTCGGCGCCCCCGTGATGCGGCTTGCCGGCTGGATCCATGGCCACTTCGAGCGCGGCTTCGCGCGGTTCCACCGCGGCTATGTCGGCCTGCTCCACGCGGTGCTGCGCCACCGGATCGTCACCCTGGGCGCGGTCGGCGGCGTGCTCGGCCTGACCGGGGTGCTGTTCGTGTTCGTCGGCCAGGACTACTTCCCGCAGATCGAGGCGAGCCAGATGACCATGCATCTGCGCACCCGCACCGGCATGCGCATCGAGACCGCCCGGCAGGTCTTCGCCGAGATCGAGGACACGGTCCGCGAGGTGATCCCGCCGGACGAGGTTGACCAGATCCTCCAGAACATCGGCCTGCCGTCGAACAACTACAATTTCGCGTTCTCGGACGGTTCGTTCGTCTCCTACAACGACGGCCAGATGCTGATCAGCCTCAAGGAGGGGCACCACCCGGTGGCCGGCTATCAGAAGCGCCTGCGCGCGGTGCTGATGAAGCGCTTCCCCGACGTGGTCGTCTATTTCCAGCCCGCCGACATGATCACCCAGATCCTGAATTTCGGCGTGATCACCCCGATCGACGTGCAGGTCTCCGGCCGCCACAAGGAGAAGGATCTGGAGGTCGCTCAGCGCATCGTGCAGCGGCTGAAGCACACCAAGGGCCTCGTCGATGTGCACCTGCAGCAGATCGTCAACGAGCCGCAATTCTACGTCGACGTCGACCGGCGCCTCGCCTCCGAACTCGGGCTGACCGAGCAGCAGGTGGCGCAGAACATGAACATCTCGCTGTCGGGCAGCTACCAGGTGACGCCGAACTTCTGGCCCGATCCGAAGACCGGCATTCCCTACCAGCTCTGGGTGCAGACGCCCGAATACCGCAACAGCTCGCTCACCGACCTGCGCAACACGCCGATGTTCGTGCGCTCCGCGACCACCGGCTCCGGTCCGGGCGTGCTGACGCTGCTCTCCAGCCTCGCCGACATCCGCCGGGTGCCGACGCAGACCATGATCAGCCACGTCAACATCCAGCCGACCTTCGACATCTTCGCCTCGGTCCAGGACCGGGATCTCGGCGCGGTGGCCCGCAACATCGACGCGATCGTCCAGGACGAGCAGAAGAACCTGGAGGCGCCCGACAAGATCACGGTGCGCGGGCAGATCGAGAACATGCGCTCGGCCTTCTTCCGCCTGGAGGTCGGCCTCGCCATCGCGCTGATCGCCGTCTACCTGCTGATGGCGGTGAACTACCAGAGCTGGGGCGACCCCTTCGTGGTGATCGCGGCCCTGCCGATGGCCTTCTGCGGCATCACCTTCGCGCTGTTCATCACCGGGACCACGTTCTCGATCCCGTCGATCTTCGGGGCGATCATGTCGGTGGGCATCGCCTCGGCGAACTCGATCCTGCTCGTCACCTTCGCCAAGGAGCACCGGGAGGAAACCGGCTGCAGCGCCCTGGAGGCGGCGATCACCGCGGGCGAGACCCGTCTGCGGCCGGTGCTGATGACCGCCTCGGCGATGTTCCTGGGGTTGATCCCGATGGCGCTGGGCACCGGCGAGGGCGGCGAGCAGAACGCCGCGCTCGCCCGCGCCGTCATGGGCGGCATCGCCTTCGCGACGCCGGCGACGCTGCTTCTGGTGCCGTTCCTCTACGTGCTGATGCGGGGCGGCCCGGCCCAGCCGGTGCAGGATTACCTGGAGCCGGGCGCGCAGCCGGCCGCTTGA
- a CDS encoding outer membrane protein, giving the protein MIKKLLLATAATALVATAASAADLPRRAAPPPVFTPVPVFTWTGFYGGLETAYTFTDSQRITTVGISPVNAANVATGARPAATRISDDGFANIGGTAGYNYQFTPGSGIVVGIANSIDWTDLAKNRAYLGSTGALSSFRQGTDWVGTLVGRVGYAFDRVMVYGLGGLAYGNVFYDANFFAPNGRLAFAGRHDDFETGFAYGGGIEFALPTDSFLNTFAVGRYLGLKYDALTVKAEYVHYDLGSRNVLVGAIPGVGVGSGYISRFRTEGSIVRAGFNYKFGGL; this is encoded by the coding sequence ATGATCAAGAAGCTCCTCCTCGCCACCGCCGCGACGGCCCTCGTCGCGACCGCCGCTTCGGCCGCCGACCTGCCGCGCCGCGCCGCCCCGCCGCCGGTGTTCACGCCGGTGCCGGTCTTCACCTGGACGGGCTTCTACGGCGGTCTCGAGACGGCCTACACCTTCACCGACAGCCAGCGGATCACCACGGTCGGCATCTCGCCGGTGAACGCCGCCAACGTGGCGACGGGTGCCCGCCCGGCCGCGACCCGGATCTCCGATGACGGCTTCGCCAACATCGGCGGCACGGCCGGCTACAACTACCAGTTCACCCCCGGCTCGGGCATCGTGGTCGGCATCGCCAACAGCATCGACTGGACCGATCTGGCCAAGAACCGCGCCTATCTCGGCAGCACCGGTGCGCTGAGCAGCTTCCGTCAGGGCACCGATTGGGTCGGCACGCTCGTGGGTCGAGTCGGCTACGCCTTCGACCGCGTGATGGTGTACGGCCTCGGCGGTCTGGCCTACGGCAACGTCTTCTACGACGCGAACTTCTTCGCGCCGAACGGCCGCCTCGCCTTCGCGGGCCGCCACGACGACTTCGAGACGGGCTTCGCCTACGGCGGCGGCATCGAGTTCGCGCTGCCCACCGACAGCTTCCTGAACACCTTCGCGGTGGGCCGGTATCTGGGCCTGAAGTACGACGCCCTGACGGTCAAGGCCGAGTACGTCCACTACGATCTCGGCAGCCGGAACGTGCTCGTCGGCGCGATCCCGGGCGTCGGCGTCGGCTCGGGCTACATTTCGCGCTTCCGGACCGAGGGCAGCATCGTCCGCGCAGGCTTCAACTACAAGTTCGGCGGCCTCTAA
- the tuf gene encoding elongation factor Tu, whose translation MGKEKFSRTKPHCNIGTIGHVDHGKTSLTAAITKVLAESGGATFTAYDQIDKAPEEKARGITISTAHVEYETQNRHYAHVDCPGHADYVKNMITGAAQMDGAILVVSAADGPMPQTREHILLARQVGVPALVVFLNKVDMVDDEELLELVELEVRELLSKYDFPGDDIPITKGSALMALEDKEPKIGRDAVLALMATVDSYIPQPERPIDLPFLMPIEDVFSISGRGTVVTGRVERGIVKVGETVEIVGIRDTQTTTVTGVEMFRKLLDQGQAGDNVGVLLRGTKREDVERGQVVCKPGSVKPHAKFKAEAYILTKEEGGRHTPFFTNYRPQFYFRTTDVTGIVTLPEGTEMVMPGDNVTMDVVLIVPVAMEEKLRFAIREGGRTVGAGVVAAIND comes from the coding sequence ATGGGCAAGGAAAAGTTCTCCCGCACCAAGCCGCACTGCAACATTGGCACGATTGGCCACGTTGACCACGGCAAGACGTCGCTGACGGCGGCGATCACGAAGGTTCTGGCGGAGTCGGGCGGCGCGACGTTCACGGCCTACGACCAGATCGACAAGGCACCGGAGGAGAAGGCGCGCGGGATCACGATCTCGACGGCGCACGTGGAGTACGAGACGCAGAACCGGCACTACGCGCACGTGGACTGCCCCGGCCACGCCGACTACGTGAAGAACATGATCACGGGCGCGGCGCAGATGGACGGCGCGATCCTGGTGGTGTCGGCGGCTGACGGCCCGATGCCGCAGACCCGCGAGCACATCCTGCTGGCGCGTCAGGTCGGCGTTCCGGCGCTGGTGGTGTTCCTCAACAAGGTCGACATGGTCGACGACGAGGAGCTCCTGGAGCTGGTCGAGCTGGAGGTGCGCGAGCTCCTGTCGAAGTACGACTTCCCCGGTGACGACATCCCGATCACCAAGGGCTCGGCGCTGATGGCGCTGGAGGACAAGGAGCCGAAGATCGGCCGGGACGCGGTTCTGGCGCTGATGGCGACGGTGGACAGCTACATCCCGCAGCCGGAGCGTCCGATCGACCTGCCGTTCCTGATGCCGATCGAGGACGTGTTCTCGATCTCGGGCCGCGGCACGGTGGTGACGGGCCGCGTCGAGCGCGGGATCGTGAAGGTCGGCGAGACGGTGGAGATCGTCGGCATCCGCGACACGCAGACCACGACGGTCACGGGCGTGGAGATGTTCCGCAAGCTGCTCGACCAGGGTCAGGCGGGCGACAACGTCGGCGTGCTGCTGCGCGGCACGAAGCGCGAGGACGTGGAGCGCGGCCAGGTCGTGTGCAAGCCGGGTTCGGTGAAGCCGCACGCCAAGTTCAAGGCCGAGGCGTACATCCTGACCAAGGAAGAGGGCGGCCGTCACACGCCGTTCTTCACGAACTACCGGCCGCAGTTCTACTTCCGCACGACGGACGTGACCGGGATCGTGACGCTGCCCGAGGGCACCGAGATGGTGATGCCGGGCGACAACGTGACCATGGACGTGGTGCTGATCGTGCCGGTGGCCATGGAGGAGAAGCTGCGCTTCGCCATCCGCGAGGGCGGCCGCACCGTCGGTGCCGGCGTCGTCGCCGCCATCAACGACTGA
- the secE gene encoding preprotein translocase subunit SecE: MASNEATKKVDLVRGAARGPANPPPARPATPARAPQKRATPGEFFAQVRDEARKVTWPSRRETTITTIMVFVMVVAASLFFTVVDQALRFLVGLILGV, encoded by the coding sequence ATGGCATCGAACGAAGCGACCAAGAAGGTGGACCTGGTGCGCGGCGCAGCCCGCGGCCCCGCGAACCCGCCGCCGGCCCGGCCGGCGACGCCGGCGCGCGCGCCGCAGAAGCGCGCCACGCCGGGCGAGTTCTTCGCGCAGGTCCGCGACGAGGCGCGCAAGGTCACGTGGCCGAGCCGCCGGGAGACCACGATCACGACGATCATGGTCTTCGTGATGGTCGTGGCCGCCAGCCTGTTCTTCACGGTCGTGGATCAGGCCCTGCGCTTCCTGGTCGGCCTGATCCTGGGCGTCTGA
- the nusG gene encoding transcription termination/antitermination protein NusG: MSKRWYIVHAYSNFENKVAQSIKDQAAQRGLTELFDEVMVPTEKVVEVRRGRKVDAERKFFPGYVLVKCDLTDEVYHLIKNTPKVTGFLGADKSKPVPIPDAEAERIKGQVAEGVDRPKPSISFEIGETVRVADGPFASFNGTVEEIDDARSRLKVAVSIFGRATPVELEYAQVEKA; this comes from the coding sequence GTGTCGAAGCGCTGGTACATCGTCCACGCCTACTCGAACTTCGAGAACAAGGTTGCCCAGTCCATCAAGGACCAGGCGGCCCAGCGCGGGCTGACCGAGCTGTTCGACGAGGTGATGGTCCCGACCGAGAAGGTCGTGGAGGTTCGCCGCGGCCGGAAGGTCGACGCCGAGCGCAAGTTCTTCCCCGGCTACGTCCTGGTGAAGTGCGACCTGACCGACGAGGTCTACCACCTCATCAAGAACACCCCGAAGGTCACAGGCTTCCTCGGTGCCGACAAGTCGAAGCCGGTTCCGATCCCCGATGCCGAGGCCGAGCGGATCAAGGGCCAGGTCGCCGAGGGCGTCGACCGGCCGAAGCCCTCGATCTCCTTCGAGATCGGCGAGACCGTCCGGGTCGCCGACGGCCCGTTCGCCAGCTTCAACGGCACCGTCGAGGAGATCGACGACGCCCGCTCCCGCCTCAAGGTGGCCGTGTCGATCTTCGGCCGGGCGACCCCGGTGGAGCTGGAATACGCCCAGGTCGAGAAGGCCTGA
- the rplK gene encoding 50S ribosomal protein L11: MAKKITGYVKLQVPAGAANPSPPIGPALGQRGLNIMEFCKAFNAKTAQMEKGTPIPVIITAYQDRSFTFEMKQPPVTFFLKKAAGLKLGKKPASGSKTPGKGPTVGKISEAQLREIAEKKMPDLNCDSVESAVAMIRGSARAMGLEVTA; this comes from the coding sequence ATGGCGAAGAAGATCACGGGCTACGTGAAGCTTCAGGTCCCGGCCGGCGCGGCGAACCCGTCGCCGCCGATCGGTCCCGCGCTCGGTCAGCGCGGCCTCAACATCATGGAATTCTGCAAGGCCTTCAACGCGAAGACCGCGCAGATGGAGAAGGGCACCCCGATCCCGGTGATCATTACCGCGTATCAGGACCGCTCCTTCACCTTCGAGATGAAGCAGCCGCCGGTCACCTTCTTCCTGAAGAAGGCCGCCGGCCTGAAGCTCGGCAAGAAGCCCGCCTCCGGCTCCAAGACCCCCGGCAAGGGCCCGACGGTCGGCAAGATCTCCGAGGCGCAGCTGCGCGAGATCGCCGAGAAGAAGATGCCCGACCTCAACTGCGACTCGGTCGAGTCGGCCGTTGCCATGATCCGCGGCTCCGCCCGGGCCATGGGCCTCGAAGTCACGGCCTGA
- the rplA gene encoding 50S ribosomal protein L1 — protein sequence MAKEGKRIRAAREGIEVTKLYPLDEAIKLVKERATAKFDETVEVSMNLGVDPRHADQMVRGVCNLPNGSGRTVRVAVFARGAKADDAKAAGADIVGAEDLLEIVQSGKIDFDRCIATPDMMPLVGRLGKVLGPRGLMPNPKVGTVTMDVKGAVAGAKGGSVEFRVEKAGIVHAGVGKVSFDADKLAENIKAFADAVAKAKPAGAKGTYVQRIAVTSAMGPGVKVEPNTVLTA from the coding sequence ATGGCTAAGGAAGGCAAGCGCATCCGCGCCGCCCGCGAGGGCATCGAGGTCACCAAGCTCTATCCCCTCGACGAGGCGATCAAGCTGGTGAAGGAGCGGGCGACCGCGAAGTTCGACGAGACCGTCGAAGTCTCGATGAATCTCGGCGTCGATCCCCGCCACGCCGACCAGATGGTCCGCGGCGTCTGCAACCTGCCGAACGGCTCCGGCCGGACGGTGCGCGTGGCGGTCTTCGCCCGCGGCGCCAAGGCGGACGACGCCAAGGCCGCCGGTGCCGACATCGTCGGCGCCGAGGATCTGCTGGAGATCGTGCAGAGCGGCAAGATCGACTTCGATCGCTGCATCGCGACCCCCGACATGATGCCGCTGGTCGGCCGTCTCGGTAAGGTGCTGGGCCCGCGCGGCCTGATGCCGAACCCGAAGGTCGGCACCGTCACCATGGACGTGAAGGGCGCCGTCGCCGGCGCCAAGGGCGGCTCGGTGGAGTTCCGCGTCGAGAAGGCCGGCATCGTCCATGCTGGCGTCGGCAAGGTCTCGTTCGACGCCGACAAGCTCGCCGAGAACATCAAGGCCTTCGCGGACGCGGTCGCCAAGGCCAAGCCCGCGGGCGCCAAGGGCACCTACGTCCAGCGCATCGCCGTCACCTCGGCGATGGGCCCGGGCGTGAAGGTCGAGCCGAACACGGTCCTGACCGCTTAA
- a CDS encoding DegQ family serine endoprotease — MYPVASAPEASFGRAKAQPRSRARALMASILVGASVATAALPVPAFAKGPASLADLAEQVTDAVVNISASTTVEARSGRAGPQVPPGTPFEDLFEEFFNRRGGRGGGGERGDNDTPRQQRKSNSLGSGFIIDAAGLVVTNNHVIGDANDIQVILHDGTKLKAEIVGKDSKIDLAVLRVKPTADRPLKAVPFGDSDKMRPGDWVIAIGNPFGLGGSVSAGIVSARGRNIESGPYDNYIQTDAAINKGNSGGPLFNMDGEVIGINTAILSPTGGSVGIGFAVPSGTAKPVIDQLRDFGEVRRGWLGVRIQNVDDATAEALNLKGGARGALVAGVGEKGPAKTAGIELGDVIVKFNGTPVKASGDLPRIVASTPVGQKVDVVVMRKGEEVTKAVTLGRLEDGDKPQLANLRQPEPESATRQALGLNLSGITDELRKKYSIKDTVKGVVVTRVDPNSTASDKRIQPGEVIVEVGQEAVSTPADVTKRVDALKKEGRKSVLLLVASATGDVRFVAIGLD; from the coding sequence ATGTACCCCGTCGCGAGCGCCCCCGAGGCGTCCTTCGGCCGCGCGAAGGCGCAACCCCGCTCACGCGCCCGCGCGCTGATGGCGTCGATCTTGGTCGGCGCGTCGGTGGCGACGGCAGCCCTTCCGGTCCCGGCCTTCGCCAAGGGCCCGGCCTCGCTCGCCGACCTCGCCGAGCAGGTCACCGACGCGGTGGTGAACATTTCGGCCTCCACCACGGTCGAGGCGCGCAGCGGCCGCGCCGGGCCGCAGGTGCCTCCGGGTACGCCCTTCGAGGACCTGTTCGAGGAATTCTTCAACCGCCGGGGCGGTCGCGGCGGCGGTGGCGAGCGGGGCGACAACGACACGCCCCGCCAGCAGCGCAAGTCGAACTCCCTCGGCTCCGGCTTCATCATCGATGCCGCCGGCCTCGTGGTGACCAACAACCACGTCATCGGCGACGCCAACGACATCCAGGTCATCCTGCACGACGGCACGAAGCTGAAGGCCGAGATCGTCGGAAAGGATTCGAAGATCGACCTCGCCGTGCTGCGGGTGAAGCCCACGGCCGACCGGCCCCTCAAGGCGGTGCCGTTCGGCGATTCCGACAAGATGCGGCCCGGCGACTGGGTCATCGCCATCGGCAACCCGTTCGGGCTCGGCGGCTCGGTCTCGGCCGGCATCGTCTCGGCCCGGGGGCGGAACATCGAGTCCGGACCCTACGACAACTACATCCAGACCGACGCGGCCATCAACAAGGGCAATTCGGGCGGTCCGCTGTTCAACATGGACGGCGAGGTCATCGGCATCAACACGGCGATCCTGTCGCCCACCGGCGGCTCGGTGGGCATCGGCTTCGCGGTTCCGTCGGGCACGGCCAAGCCCGTGATCGACCAGCTGCGCGACTTCGGCGAGGTCCGCCGCGGCTGGCTCGGCGTGCGCATCCAGAACGTCGATGACGCCACCGCCGAAGCCCTCAACCTGAAGGGCGGGGCGCGCGGGGCCCTGGTGGCCGGCGTCGGCGAGAAGGGTCCGGCCAAGACGGCCGGCATCGAGCTCGGCGACGTGATCGTGAAGTTCAACGGGACGCCCGTGAAGGCGTCCGGCGACCTGCCGCGCATCGTCGCCTCGACCCCGGTCGGCCAGAAGGTCGACGTGGTCGTGATGCGCAAGGGCGAGGAGGTGACGAAGGCCGTCACCCTCGGCCGCCTGGAGGACGGCGACAAGCCGCAGCTCGCCAACCTGCGCCAGCCGGAGCCCGAGAGCGCGACCCGTCAGGCGCTCGGCCTCAACCTGTCCGGCATCACCGACGAGCTGCGCAAGAAGTACTCCATCAAGGACACGGTGAAGGGCGTGGTCGTCACTCGTGTCGATCCGAACTCGACGGCCTCCGACAAGCGGATCCAGCCCGGCGAGGTGATCGTCGAGGTCGGCCAGGAGGCGGTGAGCACCCCCGCCGACGTGACCAAGCGGGTCGATGCCCTGAAGAAGGAGGGCCGCAAGTCGGTCCTGCTGCTCGTGGCGAGCGCCACCGGCGACGTGCGCTTCGTCGCCATCGGGCTGGACTGA
- the hflC gene encoding protease modulator HflC, with amino-acid sequence MKQALRTGLIAIAAIVAIGLYASIFTVGQMQQALVLQFGRVRAVLNATGEDKPGLYFKVPFVENVVIFDKRVLDLDLPVQTVLTADRQNLEVDAFARYRILDPLRFYQAVGNIGLANQRLASFTNSGLRNVLARSTRDAIVKTDRGQLMHQIQEDVNRQAKALGIEIADLRMTRVDLPAQNSAAVYKRMKTEREREAADIRANGDQIAATIRAKADREVTVILAEATQKSEQLRGQGDADKNRILADAFGQDADFFSFYRSMQAYEAGLKGSDTRLVISPSSDFFRYFSDPQGRAAAAAARPARGPADPSATTGSTAGAGR; translated from the coding sequence ATGAAGCAGGCGCTCCGCACCGGCCTGATCGCCATCGCGGCGATCGTCGCGATCGGGCTCTACGCCTCGATCTTCACCGTCGGCCAGATGCAGCAGGCGCTGGTCCTGCAGTTCGGCCGCGTCCGCGCCGTCCTCAACGCCACCGGCGAGGACAAGCCCGGCCTCTACTTCAAGGTGCCGTTCGTCGAGAACGTCGTGATCTTCGACAAGCGCGTGCTCGACCTCGACCTGCCGGTGCAGACGGTGCTCACCGCCGACCGGCAGAACCTGGAGGTGGACGCCTTCGCCCGCTACCGGATCCTCGATCCGCTGCGCTTCTACCAGGCGGTGGGCAATATCGGGCTGGCCAACCAGCGGCTCGCGAGCTTCACCAATTCGGGCCTGCGCAACGTGCTGGCCCGCTCGACCCGCGACGCCATCGTGAAGACCGATCGCGGGCAGCTGATGCACCAGATCCAGGAGGACGTGAACCGGCAGGCCAAGGCGCTCGGCATCGAGATCGCCGACCTGCGCATGACCCGTGTCGACCTGCCGGCGCAGAACTCGGCCGCGGTCTACAAGCGGATGAAGACCGAGCGCGAGCGCGAGGCCGCCGACATCCGCGCCAACGGCGACCAGATCGCCGCCACGATCCGCGCCAAGGCCGACCGCGAGGTCACGGTGATCCTCGCCGAGGCGACTCAGAAATCCGAGCAGCTGCGCGGACAAGGCGACGCGGACAAGAACCGCATCCTCGCGGACGCGTTCGGTCAGGATGCGGACTTCTTCAGCTTCTACCGGTCGATGCAGGCCTACGAAGCTGGGCTGAAGGGCTCCGACACCCGGCTGGTGATCAGCCCGAGTTCGGACTTCTTCCGCTACTTCAGCGATCCGCAGGGTCGGGCGGCCGCCGCGGCGGCGCGTCCCGCGCGCGGACCCGCCGATCCGAGCGCCACCACCGGCTCCACCGCCGGGGCAGGGCGCTGA
- a CDS encoding dihydrofolate reductase yields MSTTIALVAAVARNGVIGRDNGLAWHLSSDLNRFKALTMGKPMLMGRRTWDSIGRPLPGRRTLVLTRDRGFRAEGAEVVHDWEAALAAAAGTELMVVGGAEIYALALAQADRLHLTEVAAEPDGDVRFPAFDRAQFRETFREAHPAGPRDEHAFAFVDWERIR; encoded by the coding sequence ATGAGCACGACCATTGCCCTGGTCGCTGCCGTCGCCCGCAACGGCGTCATCGGCCGCGACAACGGCTTGGCCTGGCACCTGTCCAGCGACCTCAACCGCTTCAAGGCCCTGACCATGGGCAAGCCGATGCTGATGGGCCGGCGCACCTGGGATTCGATCGGCCGGCCGCTCCCCGGCCGCCGCACGCTTGTCCTGACCCGGGACCGCGGCTTCCGCGCCGAGGGCGCCGAAGTTGTCCACGACTGGGAGGCCGCGCTGGCCGCCGCCGCCGGCACCGAGTTGATGGTGGTGGGCGGGGCCGAGATCTACGCACTCGCCCTCGCGCAGGCCGACCGGCTGCACCTGACCGAGGTGGCGGCCGAGCCGGACGGCGACGTGCGATTCCCGGCCTTCGACCGGGCGCAGTTCCGGGAAACGTTCCGCGAGGCGCATCCCGCCGGACCGCGCGACGAGCACGCCTTCGCGTTCGTCGATTGGGAGCGCATCCGCTGA